A stretch of DNA from Thalassospiraceae bacterium LMO-SO8:
CGCCCTGACGCTGACCTTCGATAAAGCCAATGTTTGAATGCAGAACGCGGTCTGCCGAGCCGAGAATCATATCATCGCGGACAATAAACTGCGCTCGAAGGATCAGATAATTGATGGCCACAAGTAGCAGGCTGTTGGCGATCGTCAAAGTGACAAAGATCGAAAGGTAAACGGTGACGCTGCCGTTCAGGCCGAAAAGCTCGACGAAGGATGCCACATACGGTGAGATGCGGTCGTTGCCCGCGCCTTGCGTCAATAGGCTGACGATTGGCGCAATGGACGCCAAGGTCGCCGTGTCAACGACGACCAAGATCATCGCAAGCATCACATTGCCTATGAAAAGTGTCGGATAGCGTTTGAACAGAGCCAGACCGAACTGGACGACGCTCATGCTAGAATTCCCGAAATCATGTCCACGACATATTCCGTGTCCTCGTCGGTCAAAGACGGGAACAAGGGAATGGAAAGCGTTTGCGAGTAATGATGTTCGGCGTTCGCAAGGCCGCCGTTGGGGATAGGTGCCGAGGCATGAAACGGCTGCCAGTGGACCGGAGTATAGTGGACCTGGGTGCCGATGCCTCCAGCCTTCAAGGCGGCCATGACCTGGGTGCGGGACTTTCCAATGGCGCTGAAGTCGACATGTATTTGGTAGAGATGCAGCCCCGAGCGCGCCCGCTGGTCCGCGCCGGATTGGGGGATCTCCAAGTTTTCTAATCGTGAAAAGCGCTCGTCATAGTAGGCCGCGATCTCGTGTCGTCGCACGATGAATTCGTCGAGCTTGTCGAGCTGCGTAATTCCCAGGGCGGCCTGCATGTCGGTCATGCGGTAGTTGAAGCCGAGTACTTGTTGCTGATAGCGCCACGGCGCGTCTTCCGCGTCGTCGCCGCGTGCTCTGGGGACATTGACGAAGCGCGCAGAGTCCCGTTCGATCCCGTGATTGCGGAACAACCGCAGGCGCCGCGCGAGTTCATCGTCGTTCGTGGTGACCGCGCCGCCCTCGCCCGTGGTCACCGGCTTGACAGGATGGAACGAGAAGACCGCCATGTCGGAATGGGCGCATCCGCCGACCGGGCTGCCGTCCTCGTAGGTGCCGCCTAGGGCATGGCAGGCATCTTCGATCACAATGCGGTCCCCGGCGACCGCCCGCAGTTCCGCCGACGCCGTCGCGAGTCCCGCGAAGTGGACGGGCATCACCGCCTTGACGTCGTCATATAGGGCCGTCAGGCGGCGGACGGTACTCGGTGTCATCGACAGACTGTCCGCATCGACGTCGGTGAGCCGTGCCGCCGCACCGCAGTAAATCGGCGCATTGGCGGTTGCTACGAAGGTTAGGGTTGGAACCAAGGCGGCGTCATCGGGCCCGAGGCCGGCGGCCAGACAGGCGATATGCAGGGCGGCGGTGCCGTTGGCGACGGCGATTGCGTGGCGCGCACCGACCCTCTCTGCCAAGGCCGCCTCGAATCGCTCGACCGCGGGGCCCTGGGTCAGGAAATCGCCCTTCAGGACGCCGACGACGGCGGCGATGTCGGCCTCGTCGACGGTCTGGCGACCGTAACCGAGAAAGCGCCGGGTCACGCGGGGGCGACCTCAGAAATCATGGTGGCCAGGTCGTCGGGAGTCATCCAGCGGTCGTTGTTGTCGCTGGTGTAGGCGAAACCTCTGTCCACCGGCGTGCCTTCACTGCCTTCGTATAGTTTGACCTTATCGGTTTCCCACATGTGGAAACTCGGATGAATGATGTAATAGGTGTCGAACTCGCGCGTCTGGCGGGCTTCGTCGGCGGGAATCATGATTTCATGAAGCTTCTCGCCGGGACGGATGCCGGTGATCTCTTGCTTGCAATCGGGGGCTATGGCCTGGGCCAGATCAATAATCCGCATGGAGGGGATCTTC
This window harbors:
- the pseC gene encoding UDP-4-amino-4,6-dideoxy-N-acetyl-beta-L-altrosamine transaminase, whose amino-acid sequence is MTRRFLGYGRQTVDEADIAAVVGVLKGDFLTQGPAVERFEAALAERVGARHAIAVANGTAALHIACLAAGLGPDDAALVPTLTFVATANAPIYCGAAARLTDVDADSLSMTPSTVRRLTALYDDVKAVMPVHFAGLATASAELRAVAGDRIVIEDACHALGGTYEDGSPVGGCAHSDMAVFSFHPVKPVTTGEGGAVTTNDDELARRLRLFRNHGIERDSARFVNVPRARGDDAEDAPWRYQQQVLGFNYRMTDMQAALGITQLDKLDEFIVRRHEIAAYYDERFSRLENLEIPQSGADQRARSGLHLYQIHVDFSAIGKSRTQVMAALKAGGIGTQVHYTPVHWQPFHASAPIPNGGLANAEHHYSQTLSIPLFPSLTDEDTEYVVDMISGILA